In the genome of Cupriavidus malaysiensis, one region contains:
- a CDS encoding Y-family DNA polymerase yields the protein MPFWIAVHLPRLPLDALQPAWPGAQVRALPGLLEQAAPVAVLEQERVVLANAAAMALGVRYGMRRGGVQALSAEVVQLEREPAAEAELMAAAALALLRFTPQVACDDEGATLMLDVSASLRLFGGHRALCRAVRACVRRLGAVPQLGCGSSARGAAWLAAQPLRRGRHGAVVRPPRRALRPARMARLLDRLPVEALYRLADPAWLDGIGCRTVGEVRALPRAALKRRVGPGLLEGLDQAYGEAPDSLPWFVAPPVFARRMDLPGRIEGAEGVLAGAQRLLLAMAGWLAGQQAGATRFVLVLEHERYRAGEAPQGTPVEVALAQPSRDPEHLSKLLQERLGQLRFGAPVVGLGLKVEAMQESLPRSASLFPEPGAEAAALGRVLDTLVARLGRDGVLQPRPLADHRPERASRWCALDEDAPGPALPAGIPLPERPLWLLAEPVPLAARQERPCHGGPMRLLTRPERIESGWWDGALASRDYYIAERSDGVRCWVYCVYLGHGADVTAHWYLHGLFA from the coding sequence ATGCCGTTCTGGATCGCGGTGCACCTGCCGCGCCTGCCCCTGGATGCCTTGCAGCCGGCCTGGCCCGGCGCGCAGGTGCGGGCCTTGCCCGGCCTGCTGGAGCAGGCCGCGCCGGTGGCCGTGCTGGAGCAGGAGCGGGTCGTGCTGGCCAACGCCGCGGCCATGGCGCTGGGCGTGCGCTACGGCATGCGGCGCGGCGGCGTGCAGGCGCTGTCGGCCGAGGTCGTGCAGCTCGAGCGCGAGCCGGCCGCCGAAGCCGAGCTGATGGCGGCGGCGGCGCTGGCGCTGCTGCGCTTCACGCCGCAGGTGGCCTGCGATGACGAGGGCGCCACCCTGATGCTCGACGTCAGCGCCAGCCTGCGCCTGTTCGGCGGCCATCGCGCGCTGTGCCGCGCGGTGCGGGCCTGCGTGCGGCGGCTGGGCGCGGTGCCCCAGCTCGGCTGCGGCAGCAGCGCGCGGGGCGCGGCCTGGCTGGCCGCGCAGCCGCTGCGGCGCGGCCGGCACGGCGCCGTGGTGCGGCCGCCGCGGCGCGCGCTGCGTCCCGCCCGCATGGCGCGGCTGCTGGACCGGCTGCCGGTCGAGGCCCTGTACCGGCTGGCCGATCCCGCCTGGCTCGACGGCATCGGCTGCCGCACCGTGGGCGAGGTGCGCGCGCTGCCACGCGCCGCGCTCAAGCGGCGCGTTGGGCCGGGCCTGCTGGAGGGGCTGGACCAGGCGTATGGCGAGGCGCCGGACAGCCTGCCCTGGTTCGTCGCGCCGCCGGTCTTCGCCCGCCGCATGGACCTGCCGGGCCGCATCGAAGGTGCCGAGGGCGTGCTGGCCGGCGCGCAGCGGCTGCTGCTGGCGATGGCCGGCTGGCTGGCCGGGCAGCAGGCGGGCGCGACCCGTTTCGTGCTGGTGCTGGAGCACGAGCGCTACCGCGCCGGCGAGGCGCCGCAGGGCACGCCGGTGGAGGTGGCGCTGGCCCAGCCCAGCCGCGATCCCGAACACCTGTCGAAGCTGCTGCAGGAGCGCCTGGGCCAGTTGCGCTTCGGTGCGCCGGTGGTCGGCCTGGGTCTGAAGGTGGAAGCGATGCAGGAGAGCCTGCCGCGCAGCGCCTCGCTGTTCCCCGAGCCCGGCGCCGAGGCGGCCGCGCTGGGGCGTGTGCTCGACACGCTGGTGGCGCGGCTGGGCCGCGACGGCGTGCTGCAGCCGCGGCCGCTGGCCGACCACCGTCCCGAACGCGCCAGCCGCTGGTGCGCGCTGGACGAGGACGCGCCGGGGCCGGCGCTGCCGGCCGGCATCCCGCTGCCCGAGCGGCCGCTGTGGCTGCTGGCCGAGCCGGTGCCGCTGGCGGCGCGGCAGGAGCGGCCCTGCCATGGCGGTCCGATGCGGCTGCTGACCCGCCCCGAGCGCATCGAGTCCGGCTGGTGGGACGGCGCGCTGGCCTCGCGCGACTACTACATCGCCGAGCGTAGCGACGGCGTGCGCTGCTGGGTCTATTGCGTGTACCTCGGCCACGGCGCGGACGTCACCGCGCACTGGTACCTGCACGGCCTCTTCGCATGA
- a CDS encoding TOBE domain-containing protein: MKTSARNQWDGKVAALHQGAVHDEIEVEIPGGARIVATITRSSTERLGLATGKDVVALVKASSVIVGVPDPGMLLSARNQLAGTVSHVATGAVNSEVRIALPQGGEVVAIITNDSVASLGLAAGSAAVAIFKASSVLLAVRT; this comes from the coding sequence ATGAAAACCAGCGCAAGAAACCAGTGGGACGGCAAGGTCGCCGCCTTGCACCAGGGCGCGGTCCACGACGAGATCGAGGTCGAGATCCCCGGCGGCGCACGCATCGTCGCCACCATCACCCGCAGCAGCACCGAGCGCCTCGGGCTGGCCACGGGCAAGGACGTGGTGGCCCTGGTCAAAGCATCGTCGGTGATCGTCGGCGTGCCCGATCCGGGCATGCTGCTGTCGGCCCGCAACCAGCTCGCCGGCACCGTCAGCCATGTCGCCACCGGAGCGGTCAACAGCGAGGTGCGCATCGCCCTGCCCCAGGGCGGCGAGGTCGTCGCCATCATCACCAACGACAGCGTAGCCAGCCTGGGCCTGGCCGCCGGCAGCGCCGCCGTGGCCATCTTCAAGGCCTCCAGCGTCCTGCTGGCGGTGCGGACCTGA
- a CDS encoding methyl-accepting chemotaxis protein: MKNLGIGVRLGIGFGVVLLLSMLMTGLGIFRLHQVARHTEEMMQVPLAKERIVSDWYRLMYASVRRTTAVARSSDPALGAFFADETKFSADSMAKLRDQLGPMLSTDDEKAALARIVEVRNPYNASRDKITKLKEAGQADAANEVLAKEFVPAGEAYLGALEKLLDIQRRSIDATARDINGIYESARNGLIVLGVFVLAIGAALSAWLTRGIVRPLHRAVGVARTVAAGDLTSRIEAEGKDETAQLLHALGDMNENLLRIVHQVRSCTDSIATGTGQIAAGNTDLSQRTEEQASSLQQTAASMEELTGIVRQNADNARQASGLAVNASQIAVRGGEVVGEVVDTMDQINGASKKVVDIIAVIEGIAFQTNILALNAAVEAARAGEQGRGFAVVAGEVRSLAQRSATAAKEIKALIGDSAERVEKGSQLVAQAGQTMAGIVDAVKRVTDIMGEISAASHEQSAGIEQVNQAVTQMDTVTQQNAALVEQAAAAAGSLEEQASRLTQAVSSFRLAA, from the coding sequence ATGAAGAATCTTGGAATAGGCGTGCGTCTCGGTATCGGCTTCGGTGTCGTCCTGCTGTTGTCGATGCTGATGACCGGCCTGGGCATCTTCCGACTGCACCAGGTGGCACGGCACACGGAAGAGATGATGCAGGTGCCGCTCGCCAAGGAGCGCATCGTCAGCGACTGGTACCGGCTGATGTACGCCAGCGTGCGCCGCACCACCGCGGTGGCGCGCAGTTCCGACCCGGCGCTGGGCGCGTTCTTCGCCGACGAGACGAAGTTCTCCGCCGACTCCATGGCCAAGCTGCGCGACCAGCTGGGGCCGATGCTGTCGACGGACGATGAGAAGGCCGCACTGGCCAGGATCGTCGAAGTGCGCAATCCCTACAACGCTTCGCGCGACAAGATCACCAAGCTGAAGGAAGCGGGCCAGGCCGACGCCGCCAACGAAGTGCTCGCCAAGGAATTCGTGCCGGCCGGCGAGGCCTACCTGGGCGCGCTGGAAAAGCTGCTGGACATCCAGCGCCGCAGCATCGACGCGACCGCGCGCGACATCAACGGTATCTACGAGTCGGCGCGCAACGGCCTGATCGTGCTGGGCGTCTTCGTGCTGGCCATCGGCGCCGCGCTCTCGGCCTGGCTGACGCGCGGCATCGTGCGGCCGCTGCATCGCGCGGTCGGCGTGGCGCGCACCGTGGCCGCGGGCGACCTGACCAGCCGCATCGAAGCCGAAGGCAAGGACGAGACCGCCCAGCTGCTGCACGCGCTCGGCGACATGAACGAGAACCTGCTGCGCATCGTGCATCAGGTGCGCAGCTGCACGGACTCGATCGCCACCGGCACCGGCCAGATCGCCGCCGGCAATACCGACCTGTCGCAGCGCACCGAGGAGCAGGCCTCGTCGCTGCAGCAGACCGCCGCCAGCATGGAAGAGCTGACCGGCATCGTGCGCCAGAACGCCGACAACGCGCGCCAGGCCAGCGGCCTCGCCGTCAATGCCTCGCAGATCGCCGTGCGCGGCGGCGAGGTGGTGGGCGAGGTGGTCGACACCATGGACCAGATCAACGGCGCCTCGAAGAAGGTGGTGGACATCATCGCCGTGATCGAGGGCATTGCCTTCCAGACCAATATCCTGGCGCTGAACGCGGCGGTGGAAGCGGCGCGCGCGGGCGAGCAGGGCCGCGGCTTCGCCGTGGTGGCGGGCGAGGTGCGCAGCCTGGCCCAGCGCAGCGCCACCGCGGCCAAGGAGATCAAGGCCCTGATCGGCGATTCGGCCGAGCGCGTGGAAAAGGGTTCGCAGCTGGTGGCGCAGGCCGGCCAGACCATGGCCGGTATCGTCGACGCGGTCAAGCGCGTGACCGACATCATGGGCGAGATCAGCGCCGCCTCGCATGAGCAGAGCGCCGGCATCGAGCAGGTCAACCAGGCCGTCACGCAGATGGACACCGTCACCCAGCAGAACGCCGCGCTGGTGGAGCAGGCCGCCGCGGCCGCGGGCTCGCTCGAAGAGCAGGCCAGCCGGCTGACCCAGGCCGTATCGTCGTTCCGCCTGGCCGCCTGA
- a CDS encoding serine hydrolase domain-containing protein produces MTLTATVLQDRLNHRLHETGVAGAALSCIRDDDILLACGGVRDRNDGTPVDAGTVFDVASLTKPLVSYAVLQLADAGVLDLDAPLAAFTPPLVAGDARAAAITARHVLSHTGGLPNLRGSEPLRTYFAPGERFSYSSVGFGYLQSALEAVTGEPLEALARRLVFAPLGMASSSLEWQPRFAGNFVHPHEHDKRTAKHYPPGAHASYSLHTTAHDYARFVQAALRGERLRPATHRQWLEPVLPAPRDSVLSLETEAAPTAGSGIGWGLGWGIETARGAFFQWGKMPGVRAFVMGSPAERRAVVLLSNSNRGLRLMHDAAQWILPGEHAAVRWLQACVSE; encoded by the coding sequence ATGACCCTCACCGCCACCGTCCTGCAGGACCGCCTGAACCACCGTCTGCACGAGACCGGCGTGGCCGGCGCCGCGCTGTCCTGCATCCGCGACGACGACATCCTGCTGGCCTGCGGCGGCGTGCGCGACCGCAACGACGGCACGCCGGTCGATGCCGGCACCGTGTTCGACGTGGCCTCGCTGACCAAGCCCCTGGTGTCCTACGCGGTGCTGCAGCTGGCCGACGCCGGGGTGCTGGACCTCGATGCGCCGCTGGCGGCCTTCACGCCCCCGCTGGTCGCCGGCGATGCGCGCGCCGCGGCCATCACCGCCCGCCACGTGCTGAGCCACACCGGCGGCCTGCCCAACCTGCGCGGCAGCGAGCCGCTGCGCACCTATTTCGCCCCGGGCGAGCGCTTCAGCTATTCCAGCGTCGGCTTCGGCTACCTGCAGTCCGCGCTCGAAGCCGTCACCGGCGAGCCGCTCGAAGCCCTGGCGCGGCGCCTGGTGTTCGCCCCGCTCGGCATGGCTTCGTCCAGCCTGGAATGGCAGCCGCGCTTCGCCGGCAACTTCGTCCATCCGCACGAGCACGACAAGCGCACCGCCAAGCACTACCCGCCGGGCGCGCATGCCTCGTACTCGCTGCACACCACGGCGCACGACTATGCGCGCTTCGTGCAGGCGGCGCTGCGTGGCGAGCGCCTGCGCCCGGCCACGCACCGGCAATGGCTGGAGCCGGTCCTGCCGGCGCCGCGCGACAGCGTGCTGTCGCTCGAGACGGAAGCGGCGCCCACTGCCGGCTCCGGCATCGGCTGGGGGCTGGGCTGGGGCATCGAGACGGCGCGCGGCGCCTTCTTCCAGTGGGGCAAGATGCCGGGCGTGCGCGCCTTCGTCATGGGCAGCCCGGCCGAGCGGCGTGCCGTGGTGCTGCTGAGCAACAGTAACCGCGGACTGCGCCTGATGCACGATGCAGCGCAATGGATACTGCCCGGCGAGCATGCGGCGGTGCGCTGGCTGCAGGCCTGCGTCAGCGAATGA
- the vapB gene encoding type II toxin-antitoxin system VapB family antitoxin codes for MHTTRLFKNGNSQAVRIPADLAYDRTDVELEIERIGDEIRIRPARRPLAGVLEKFAKFGPDFMAEGRDEHGQDEREAL; via the coding sequence ATGCACACCACACGCCTCTTCAAGAACGGCAACTCGCAGGCCGTGCGTATTCCGGCCGACCTGGCCTACGACCGCACCGACGTGGAACTGGAGATCGAGCGCATCGGCGACGAGATCCGCATCCGCCCGGCGCGCCGGCCGCTGGCCGGGGTTCTGGAGAAGTTCGCGAAATTCGGCCCGGACTTCATGGCCGAGGGCCGCGACGAGCACGGCCAGGACGAGCGCGAGGCCCTCTGA
- a CDS encoding type II toxin-antitoxin system VapC family toxin: protein MPRFMLDTNMCIYLMRDQPEQVARRFAQCYVGDVVMSAITYAELEYGVAVSADPARERLHLASLVEDIPVMPFEAAAARAYGPVRQATRERRKDHLDKLIAAHALALDLVLVTNNERDFAHYPGLRLENWLQG from the coding sequence ATGCCGCGCTTCATGCTCGACACCAATATGTGCATCTACCTGATGCGGGACCAGCCCGAGCAGGTGGCGAGACGCTTTGCGCAATGCTATGTCGGTGACGTGGTGATGTCTGCCATCACCTATGCCGAACTGGAATACGGCGTCGCCGTGTCGGCCGACCCCGCCCGGGAACGCCTGCACCTCGCCTCGCTGGTCGAGGACATTCCGGTGATGCCCTTCGAGGCGGCCGCGGCGCGGGCCTACGGCCCCGTCCGGCAGGCGACGCGCGAGCGCAGGAAGGACCATCTGGACAAGCTGATCGCAGCCCATGCGCTGGCACTGGACCTGGTCCTGGTCACCAACAACGAAAGAGACTTCGCGCACTATCCGGGCCTGCGGCTGGAGAACTGGTTGCAGGGATAG
- a CDS encoding PLP-dependent aminotransferase family protein, translating to MDLATDGPHPGEVKQAWVYRQIRDGILGGALPAGARLPSTRSLAERWQLARMTVEAAYDQLRGEGYLVSAVGSGTYVSTTLPDRFVTAAAACPPARSGTAAPAPASAAEAPRAAPFGARLADAALFPLDEWRRLLAGCARRITPAQLSADEPLGAWPLREQIAHYLGTARGIACDAGQVIVLSGIRHALDLSARLLLSAGDQVLIEDPAYMNAEPIFRQYAARVVPLPVDQDGFAPAAARRYRRARLAYVTPAHQSPLGMAMPAARRMALLDWAGQNDCWILEDDYDSEFNYERLPLPALKSLDEGDRVIHCGSFNKTLFAALRIGYAVLPRRLVPAFSELRRITGRSNSVIEQLALAEFLRSGAFARHLRRARAAYQQRRDRVLQCLREAVGEAALRVSGEQAGFHFVWWLPPGLDEAAVLAAARAHGLRLESLSALCHRVSLPPGVLVGFSAWQDEEVVRLGEMLHGLLRRR from the coding sequence GTGGACCTCGCCACTGACGGGCCGCATCCGGGCGAGGTGAAGCAAGCCTGGGTCTACCGGCAGATCCGTGACGGCATCCTCGGCGGCGCGCTGCCGGCGGGCGCGCGCCTGCCGTCCACGCGCAGCCTCGCCGAGCGCTGGCAGCTGGCGCGCATGACGGTCGAGGCGGCCTACGACCAGTTGCGCGGCGAGGGCTACCTGGTCAGCGCGGTCGGTTCGGGCACCTATGTGAGCACGACGCTGCCGGACCGCTTCGTCACAGCCGCCGCCGCGTGCCCGCCGGCGCGCAGCGGCACGGCCGCTCCCGCTCCCGCTTCCGCCGCAGAGGCGCCGCGCGCGGCGCCGTTCGGCGCGCGGCTGGCGGATGCCGCCCTGTTCCCGCTGGACGAATGGCGCCGCCTGCTGGCCGGCTGCGCGCGCCGCATCACGCCAGCGCAGCTGTCGGCCGACGAGCCGCTCGGTGCCTGGCCGCTGCGCGAGCAGATCGCGCACTACCTGGGTACGGCGCGCGGTATCGCCTGCGACGCCGGGCAGGTGATCGTGCTCAGCGGCATCCGCCATGCGCTGGACCTGAGCGCGCGCCTGCTGCTGTCGGCGGGCGACCAGGTGCTGATCGAGGATCCCGCCTACATGAACGCCGAGCCGATCTTCCGCCAGTACGCCGCGCGCGTGGTGCCGCTGCCGGTCGACCAGGACGGCTTCGCGCCCGCCGCGGCGCGGCGCTACCGGCGCGCGCGCCTGGCCTACGTGACGCCGGCCCACCAGTCGCCGCTGGGCATGGCCATGCCCGCGGCGCGCCGCATGGCGCTGCTCGACTGGGCCGGGCAGAACGACTGCTGGATCCTGGAGGACGACTACGACAGCGAGTTCAACTATGAACGCCTGCCGCTGCCGGCGCTGAAGTCACTGGACGAGGGCGATCGCGTGATCCACTGCGGCAGCTTCAACAAGACGCTGTTCGCCGCGCTGCGCATCGGCTATGCGGTGCTGCCGCGCCGGCTGGTGCCGGCCTTCTCGGAGCTGCGCCGCATCACCGGGCGCTCGAACAGCGTGATCGAGCAACTGGCCCTGGCCGAGTTCCTGCGCAGTGGGGCCTTCGCGCGCCACCTGCGCCGCGCCCGCGCGGCCTACCAGCAGCGGCGCGACCGCGTGCTGCAGTGCCTGCGCGAGGCGGTGGGCGAGGCGGCCTTGCGTGTCAGCGGCGAGCAGGCGGGCTTCCATTTCGTCTGGTGGCTGCCGCCGGGCCTCGACGAGGCGGCCGTGCTGGCCGCCGCGCGGGCGCACGGCCTGCGTCTCGAGTCCCTGTCCGCCTTGTGCCACCGCGTGTCCCTGCCGCCCGGCGTGCTGGTCGGCTTCAGCGCATGGCAGGACGAGGAGGTGGTCCGCCTGGGCGAGATGCTGCACGGCTTGCTGCGCCGGCGCTGA
- a CDS encoding cytochrome P450, which yields MTGNLLSDPAAQDARAHIATMPLDGIDPADPQWFVDDTIGDIFARLRREDPVHRSCSPIEGIGHYWSVTRYRDIMHVETHHELFSSDWTRGGITLMDFPPGEERLQMFIAMDPPKHDEERKVVSPIASPGNLGAWESLIRERTCRVLDSLPRNETFNWVERVSVELTTLMLATLFDFPLEDRRLLTHWSDMITSNKRTNPDAPDPEVRMAELHKMLAYFTRLWNERVNAPPSMNLVSMLAHSPATRAMGPMEFMGNLALLIVGGNDTTRNSMTGGLLALHQNPQEMAKLRADPNLVDSLVPEIIRWQTPLAYMRRTATEDTELGGKTIRKGDKLAMWYLSANRDDSMIAEPDRFLVDRERARQHLSFGFGIHRCVGSRIAELQLKVLWEELLPRFPVIEVMGPPTRVRSSFVHGFSHLPVRIPG from the coding sequence ATGACGGGAAACCTGCTGTCCGACCCCGCCGCGCAGGATGCACGCGCGCACATCGCAACCATGCCGCTCGACGGCATCGATCCGGCCGATCCGCAATGGTTCGTGGACGACACCATCGGCGACATCTTCGCGCGCCTGCGCCGCGAGGATCCGGTCCACCGCTCCTGCAGCCCGATCGAGGGCATCGGCCACTACTGGTCGGTGACGCGCTACCGCGACATCATGCACGTGGAAACCCACCACGAGCTGTTCTCGTCCGACTGGACACGCGGCGGCATCACGCTGATGGATTTCCCGCCGGGCGAGGAGCGCCTGCAGATGTTCATCGCCATGGACCCGCCCAAGCACGACGAAGAACGCAAGGTGGTCAGCCCGATCGCCTCGCCGGGCAACCTGGGCGCCTGGGAAAGCCTGATCCGCGAGCGCACCTGCCGCGTGCTGGACAGCCTGCCGCGCAATGAAACCTTCAACTGGGTGGAGCGGGTCTCGGTCGAGCTGACCACGCTGATGCTGGCCACCCTGTTCGACTTCCCGCTGGAGGACCGCCGCCTGCTGACGCACTGGTCGGACATGATCACTTCCAACAAGCGCACCAACCCCGATGCGCCCGATCCCGAGGTGCGCATGGCCGAGCTGCACAAGATGCTGGCCTATTTCACGCGCCTGTGGAACGAGCGCGTCAACGCGCCGCCCAGCATGAACCTGGTATCGATGCTGGCCCACAGCCCGGCCACGCGCGCGATGGGCCCGATGGAATTCATGGGCAACCTGGCGCTGCTGATCGTCGGCGGCAACGACACCACGCGCAACTCCATGACCGGCGGCCTGCTGGCCCTGCACCAGAACCCGCAGGAAATGGCCAAGCTGCGCGCCGATCCCAACCTGGTGGACAGCCTGGTGCCCGAGATCATCCGCTGGCAGACGCCGCTGGCCTATATGCGCCGCACCGCCACCGAGGACACCGAGCTGGGCGGCAAGACCATCCGCAAGGGCGACAAGCTGGCCATGTGGTACCTGTCGGCCAACCGCGACGACAGCATGATCGCCGAGCCCGACCGCTTCCTGGTCGACCGCGAGCGGGCCCGCCAGCACCTGTCCTTCGGCTTCGGCATCCACCGCTGCGTGGGCAGCCGCATCGCCGAGCTGCAGCTCAAGGTCCTGTGGGAAGAACTGCTGCCGCGCTTCCCGGTGATCGAGGTGATGGGCCCGCCGACGCGGGTGCGCTCGTCCTTCGTGCACGGCTTCTCGCACCTGCCGGTGCGGATCCCGGGCTGA
- the imuA gene encoding translesion DNA synthesis-associated protein ImuA, with translation MISPSHAMPATAVPTPAPAQEDWLSAPPRPSLPSPSLSPAQRMQALDALERRYPGLWRAGQLGQAARLPVCPCGHAALAAELPGGGWPLGALSELLLAESGVGELRLLRPALQALAAQGRALALVGAPHVPNAAGLAAWGLPAQRLYWVRAGRGADLTWAAEQILRSQAFGGVLLWLPGARPETIRRLQVLAQAGDAAVWVMRPAAAQRESSPAVLRLLLSPLPGNALSIAFHKRRGPLREAPLVLPLGGMEAVPSGLAAALAEAAPGQPEAAAEPGAPAPAVVRQGAVPAAVA, from the coding sequence ATGATTTCGCCATCGCACGCCATGCCGGCCACCGCCGTCCCCACGCCGGCGCCGGCGCAGGAGGACTGGCTCTCCGCGCCGCCACGGCCGTCGCTCCCATCGCCATCGCTTTCCCCGGCGCAGCGGATGCAGGCGCTGGACGCGCTGGAACGGCGCTATCCCGGCCTGTGGCGGGCCGGGCAGCTCGGCCAGGCCGCCCGCCTGCCGGTCTGCCCCTGCGGCCATGCCGCGCTGGCGGCCGAGCTGCCCGGTGGCGGCTGGCCGCTCGGTGCCTTGAGCGAGTTGCTGCTGGCCGAGAGCGGGGTGGGGGAACTGCGCCTGCTGCGGCCGGCGCTGCAGGCGCTGGCGGCGCAAGGACGCGCGCTGGCGCTGGTGGGGGCGCCGCACGTGCCCAATGCGGCCGGGCTGGCAGCCTGGGGCCTGCCGGCGCAGCGCCTGTACTGGGTGCGCGCCGGGCGCGGCGCCGACCTGACCTGGGCGGCCGAGCAGATCCTGCGCAGCCAGGCTTTCGGCGGCGTGCTGCTGTGGTTGCCCGGCGCGCGGCCCGAGACCATCCGCCGGCTGCAGGTGCTGGCGCAGGCGGGCGATGCGGCGGTGTGGGTGATGCGGCCGGCCGCGGCACAGCGCGAATCGTCGCCGGCGGTGCTGCGGCTGCTGCTGTCGCCGCTGCCGGGCAATGCCTTGTCGATCGCCTTCCACAAGCGGCGCGGACCGTTGCGCGAGGCGCCGCTGGTGCTGCCGCTGGGCGGCATGGAGGCGGTGCCGTCCGGGCTCGCCGCGGCGCTCGCGGAGGCCGCGCCGGGCCAGCCGGAGGCAGCGGCCGAGCCGGGCGCGCCGGCGCCGGCTGTCGTGCGGCAGGGCGCGGTGCCGGCCGCGGTCGCGTGA
- a CDS encoding c-type cytochrome, with product MRHALLCALILALPPAAHAAGDALAGKALFTTRCASCHSVGPSARGAFGPQLNGLFGRHAGSTTDYQYSAAMKASGIVWTDATLSAFIQSPDKVVPGTRMRFWGIGNAQQIENLLAYLRTFR from the coding sequence ATGAGACACGCGCTCCTCTGCGCCCTGATCCTGGCCCTGCCGCCCGCCGCGCACGCCGCCGGCGACGCGCTGGCCGGCAAAGCCCTGTTCACCACCCGCTGCGCCTCCTGCCACAGCGTGGGCCCTTCGGCGCGCGGCGCCTTCGGCCCGCAGCTCAACGGCCTGTTCGGCCGGCATGCGGGCTCGACCACCGACTACCAGTACTCGGCGGCCATGAAGGCCTCGGGCATCGTGTGGACGGATGCCACGCTGAGCGCGTTCATCCAGTCGCCGGACAAGGTGGTGCCGGGCACGCGCATGCGTTTCTGGGGCATCGGCAACGCGCAGCAGATCGAGAACCTGCTGGCCTACCTGCGGACCTTCCGCTAG